One genomic window of Streptomyces sp. NBC_01276 includes the following:
- the sufU gene encoding Fe-S cluster assembly sulfur transfer protein SufU: MKLDSMYQDLILDHYKHPHGRGLRDGDAEVHHVNPTCGDEITLRVKYDGETLTDVSYEGQGCSISQASASVLNELLVGKQLAEAQKIQATFLELMQSKGKLEPDEAMEEVLEDAVAFSGVSKYPARVKCALLSWMAWKDATAQVLGDAERKTA; encoded by the coding sequence GTGAAGCTGGATTCGATGTACCAGGACCTGATCCTGGACCACTACAAGCACCCGCACGGCCGCGGCCTGCGCGACGGTGACGCCGAGGTGCACCACGTCAACCCGACGTGCGGCGACGAGATCACGCTGCGCGTGAAGTACGACGGGGAGACGCTCACCGACGTCTCCTACGAGGGCCAGGGCTGCTCCATCAGCCAGGCCAGCGCGTCCGTACTGAACGAGCTGCTCGTCGGCAAGCAGCTGGCCGAGGCGCAGAAGATCCAGGCCACGTTCCTGGAGCTGATGCAGTCCAAGGGCAAGCTGGAGCCCGACGAGGCCATGGAGGAGGTGCTGGAGGACGCGGTCGCCTTCTCCGGCGTCTCCAAGTATCCGGCGCGCGTGAAGTGTGCTCTCCTGAGCTGGATGGCGTGGAAGGACGCGACCGCCCAGGTGCTGGGCGACGCGGAGAGGAAGACGGCATGA
- the sufC gene encoding Fe-S cluster assembly ATPase SufC, with protein MATLEIHDLHVSVEAENGAREILKGVDLTVKQGETHAIMGPNGSGKSTLAYSLAGHPKYTITGGTVTLDGEDVLEMSVDERARAGVFLAMQYPVEVPGVSVSNFLRTSATAIRGEAPKLRTWVKEVKSAMEQLQMDPAFAERNVNEGFSGGEKKRHEILQLELLKPKIAILDETDSGLDVDALRIVSEGVNRVRETGEVGTLLITHYTRILRYIKPDFVHVFANGRIAESGGAELADVLEAEGYDKYVKGGATA; from the coding sequence ATGGCAACGCTTGAAATCCACGACCTGCACGTCTCCGTCGAGGCCGAGAACGGCGCCCGCGAGATCCTCAAGGGCGTCGACCTCACCGTCAAGCAGGGTGAGACGCACGCCATCATGGGTCCGAACGGCTCCGGCAAGTCCACGCTGGCGTACTCGCTGGCCGGGCACCCGAAGTACACCATCACCGGTGGCACCGTGACCCTCGACGGCGAAGACGTCCTGGAGATGTCCGTCGACGAGCGCGCCCGCGCCGGCGTCTTCCTCGCCATGCAGTACCCGGTCGAGGTCCCCGGCGTCTCGGTCTCCAACTTCCTGCGGACCTCGGCCACGGCCATCCGCGGCGAGGCCCCCAAGCTGCGCACCTGGGTGAAGGAGGTCAAGTCCGCGATGGAGCAGCTCCAGATGGACCCGGCCTTCGCCGAGCGCAACGTGAACGAGGGCTTCTCCGGCGGTGAGAAGAAGCGCCACGAGATCCTCCAGCTGGAGCTCCTGAAGCCGAAGATCGCGATCCTCGACGAGACCGACTCCGGCCTGGACGTCGACGCGCTGCGCATCGTCTCCGAAGGCGTCAACCGCGTCCGCGAGACCGGTGAGGTCGGCACCCTGCTGATCACCCACTACACGCGCATCCTGCGCTACATCAAGCCCGACTTCGTGCACGTGTTCGCCAACGGCCGCATCGCCGAGTCCGGCGGCGCCGAGCTGGCCGACGTGCTGGAGGCCGAGGGCTACGACAAGTACGTGAAGGGTGGCGCGACCGCGTGA
- a CDS encoding TetR/AcrR family transcriptional regulator, with protein MAAGARRYDPERRQRIIDAAIRVVGDKGIAGLSHRSAAAEADVPLGSTTYHFKSLDDLLVAALRQANEAYAPAFAPRGGEDLADALARLLGEVLAADRGRAELEYELYLAALRRPALRPVAAEWLESVAEALAEHTDPVTARALVAVMDGICLQVLLTDSPYEEAYAREILARVLGLPRRP; from the coding sequence ATGGCCGCCGGAGCGCGCCGGTACGACCCGGAGCGGCGGCAGCGGATCATCGACGCCGCGATCCGGGTGGTGGGGGACAAGGGGATCGCGGGGCTGAGCCACCGCAGCGCCGCGGCCGAGGCGGACGTGCCGCTCGGCTCGACGACCTACCACTTCAAGAGCCTGGACGATCTGCTGGTGGCGGCCCTCCGGCAGGCCAACGAGGCCTACGCGCCCGCGTTCGCGCCGCGCGGGGGCGAGGACCTGGCGGATGCCCTGGCCCGGCTGCTGGGGGAGGTCCTGGCGGCGGACCGGGGGCGGGCGGAGCTGGAGTACGAGCTCTACCTGGCCGCCCTGCGCCGGCCCGCGCTGCGGCCGGTCGCGGCCGAGTGGCTGGAGTCGGTGGCCGAGGCGCTGGCGGAACACACCGATCCGGTGACGGCGCGGGCGCTGGTGGCCGTGATGGACGGCATCTGCCTCCAGGTCCTGCTGACGGACTCCCCGTACGAGGAGGCGTACGCCCGCGAGATCCTCGCCCGGGTCCTGGGCCTGCCCCGCCGGCCGTGA
- a CDS encoding multidrug efflux SMR transporter: MPYVLLAAAIAAEVAGTTAMKYSEGFTRLWPSLGTLLGYVVAFSLLAQTLRSMSVGTAYAIWAGVGTAAIAAIGMVFMGEAASAAKLAGIALIVAGVVLLNLGGAAH; encoded by the coding sequence ATGCCGTACGTACTGCTTGCGGCGGCCATAGCCGCCGAGGTCGCCGGGACCACCGCGATGAAGTACAGCGAGGGGTTCACCAGGCTCTGGCCCTCACTGGGGACGCTGCTGGGCTACGTGGTGGCCTTCAGCCTGCTCGCACAGACGCTCAGATCGATGTCGGTCGGCACGGCGTACGCGATCTGGGCCGGAGTCGGCACCGCCGCCATCGCCGCCATCGGCATGGTGTTCATGGGGGAGGCCGCCAGCGCCGCGAAACTCGCCGGGATCGCACTGATCGTCGCCGGGGTGGTCCTGCTGAACCTCGGCGGAGCGGCCCACTGA
- a CDS encoding helix-turn-helix transcriptional regulator — MSEAPQGELATGERSTRNRVARSILDHGPSTVADLAQRLGLTQAAVRRHLDTLVADDVVAPREQRVYGARTRGRPAKVFALTDCGRDAFDQSYDTLAADALRWIAQSVGGGEQGEAAVAAFARARMEAQAQTYRESVDAAAPADRTEALAKALTADGYAATAKSAPGPHSGEQLCQHHCPVAHVAEQFPQLCEAETEVFSRLLGTHVQRLATIAHGDGVCTTFIPRSATQTDTSVSASTAGRNPA, encoded by the coding sequence ATGAGCGAGGCCCCCCAGGGGGAGCTCGCGACCGGGGAGCGGTCAACCCGCAACCGGGTCGCGCGGTCCATCCTGGACCACGGCCCCTCCACCGTCGCCGACCTCGCGCAGCGTCTCGGCCTCACCCAGGCCGCCGTCCGCCGCCACCTCGACACGCTCGTCGCCGACGACGTGGTCGCACCCCGTGAGCAGCGTGTGTACGGCGCACGCACCCGGGGCCGGCCCGCCAAGGTCTTCGCGCTCACCGACTGCGGCCGCGACGCCTTCGACCAGTCCTACGACACGCTCGCCGCGGACGCCCTGCGCTGGATCGCGCAGTCCGTCGGCGGGGGCGAGCAGGGGGAGGCGGCCGTCGCCGCCTTCGCCCGGGCGCGCATGGAGGCGCAGGCGCAGACCTACCGGGAGTCCGTCGACGCGGCCGCCCCCGCGGACCGCACCGAGGCCCTGGCCAAGGCGTTGACCGCGGACGGGTACGCTGCTACGGCGAAGAGCGCTCCCGGTCCGCACAGCGGTGAACAGCTCTGTCAGCACCACTGCCCGGTCGCACACGTCGCCGAGCAGTTCCCGCAGCTCTGCGAGGCGGAGACCGAGGTCTTCTCGCGGCTGCTCGGGACGCATGTGCAGCGCCTCGCCACGATCGCCCACGGCGACGGGGTGTGCACCACGTTCATTCCGCGAAGCGCCACACAGACCGACACATCAGTATCTGCAAGTACGGCCGGGAGGAACCCCGCATGA
- a CDS encoding bifunctional 3-phenylpropionate/cinnamic acid dioxygenase ferredoxin subunit yields MSYLKACALSELEENTPKRVELDGTPVSIVRAEGEVFAINDICSHANVSLSEGEVEDCMIECWLHGSAFDLRTGKPSGLPATRPVPVYPVKIEGDDVLVSLTQES; encoded by the coding sequence ATGAGCTACCTCAAGGCCTGTGCGCTGAGCGAGCTGGAGGAGAACACCCCCAAGCGGGTGGAACTCGACGGCACGCCGGTGTCCATCGTCCGTGCCGAGGGCGAGGTGTTCGCGATCAACGACATCTGCTCGCACGCGAACGTCTCGCTCTCGGAGGGCGAGGTCGAGGACTGCATGATCGAGTGCTGGCTGCACGGGTCGGCCTTCGACCTGCGCACCGGGAAGCCTTCCGGTCTGCCCGCGACCCGCCCCGTACCCGTTTACCCCGTAAAGATCGAAGGGGACGACGTGCTCGTCTCCCTCACCCAGGAGTCCTGA
- a CDS encoding metal-sulfur cluster assembly factor, with protein sequence MTENATPEASIKPATEEEVREALYDVVDPELGIDVVNLGLIYGIHIDDANIATLDMTLTSAACPLTDVIEDQAKSATDGIVNELRINWVWMPPWGPDKITDDGREQLRALGFNV encoded by the coding sequence ATGACCGAGAACGCGACGCCCGAGGCGTCGATCAAGCCGGCCACCGAGGAAGAGGTCCGCGAGGCCCTCTACGACGTGGTCGACCCCGAGCTGGGCATCGACGTCGTCAACCTGGGCCTGATCTACGGCATCCACATCGACGACGCGAACATCGCCACCCTCGACATGACCCTCACCTCGGCGGCCTGCCCGCTGACGGACGTCATCGAGGACCAGGCGAAGTCGGCGACGGACGGCATCGTCAACGAACTTCGCATCAACTGGGTCTGGATGCCCCCGTGGGGCCCGGACAAGATCACGGACGACGGCCGTGAGCAGCTGCGCGCGCTCGGTTTCAACGTCTGA
- the sufB gene encoding Fe-S cluster assembly protein SufB, with amino-acid sequence MTTETAHPELDGLGTYEYGWADSDAAGAAAKRGLSEDVVRDISAKKSEPEWMLKLRLKGLKLFDKKPMPNWGSDLSGIDFDNIKYFVRSTEKQAASWEDLPEDIKNTYDKLGIPEAEKQRLVAGVAAQYESEVVYHQIREDLEEQGVIFLDTDTALKEHPELFQEYFGTVIPVGDNKFASLNTAVWSGGSFIYVPKGVKVDIPLQAYFRINTENMGQFERTLIIVDEDAYVHYVEGCTAPIYSSDSLHSAVVEIIVKKGGRCRYTTIQNWSNNVYNLVTKRAVAYEGATMEWIDGNIGSKVTMKYPAVYLMGEHAKGETLSIAFAGEGQHQDAGSKMVHMAPNTSSNIVSKSVARGGGRTSYRGLVEIGEGAHGSKSNVLCDALLVDTISRSDTYPYVDVREDDVSMGHEATVSKVSDDQLFYLMSRGLTEFEAMAMIVRGFVEPIARELPMEYALELNRLIELQMEGSVG; translated from the coding sequence ATGACCACGGAGACTGCTCACCCTGAGCTCGATGGCCTGGGCACCTACGAATACGGCTGGGCCGACTCCGACGCGGCCGGTGCCGCTGCCAAGCGGGGTCTGTCCGAGGACGTCGTCCGCGACATCTCGGCGAAGAAGTCCGAGCCGGAGTGGATGCTGAAGCTCCGCCTCAAGGGCCTCAAGCTGTTCGACAAGAAGCCCATGCCGAACTGGGGCTCCGACCTCTCCGGCATCGACTTCGACAACATCAAGTACTTCGTGCGTTCCACCGAGAAGCAGGCCGCTTCCTGGGAGGACCTGCCCGAGGACATCAAGAACACGTACGACAAGCTCGGCATCCCGGAGGCGGAGAAGCAGCGCCTCGTCGCCGGTGTCGCGGCCCAGTACGAGTCCGAGGTCGTCTACCACCAGATCCGTGAGGACCTGGAGGAGCAGGGCGTCATCTTCCTCGACACGGACACCGCGCTCAAGGAGCACCCGGAGCTCTTCCAGGAGTACTTCGGCACGGTCATCCCGGTCGGCGACAACAAGTTCGCGTCGCTGAACACCGCGGTGTGGTCCGGCGGCTCCTTCATCTACGTCCCCAAGGGCGTGAAGGTCGACATCCCGCTCCAGGCCTACTTCCGTATCAACACGGAGAACATGGGCCAGTTCGAGCGGACGCTGATCATCGTCGACGAGGACGCGTACGTCCACTACGTCGAGGGCTGCACCGCCCCGATCTACTCCTCGGACTCGCTGCACAGCGCCGTGGTCGAGATCATCGTGAAGAAGGGCGGCCGCTGCCGCTACACGACCATCCAGAACTGGTCGAACAACGTCTACAACCTGGTCACCAAGCGCGCCGTGGCGTACGAGGGCGCGACCATGGAGTGGATCGACGGCAACATCGGTTCCAAGGTCACCATGAAGTACCCGGCCGTCTACCTGATGGGCGAGCACGCCAAGGGCGAGACCCTCTCCATCGCCTTCGCGGGCGAGGGCCAGCACCAGGACGCCGGCTCCAAGATGGTCCACATGGCGCCGAACACCTCCTCCAACATCGTCTCCAAGTCGGTGGCGCGAGGTGGCGGCCGCACCTCGTACCGCGGCCTGGTCGAGATCGGCGAGGGCGCCCACGGCTCCAAGTCGAACGTGCTCTGCGACGCGCTCCTGGTCGACACGATCTCCCGCTCGGACACGTACCCGTACGTGGACGTCCGTGAGGACGACGTCTCCATGGGCCACGAGGCCACGGTCTCCAAGGTCTCCGACGACCAGCTCTTCTACCTGATGAGCCGCGGTCTGACGGAGTTCGAGGCCATGGCCATGATCGTGCGCGGCTTCGTCGAGCCCATCGCGCGCGAGCTGCCCATGGAGTACGCCCTGGAGCTCAACCGGCTGATCGAGCTGCAGATGGAGGGCTCGGTCGGCTAG
- the sufD gene encoding Fe-S cluster assembly protein SufD, with the protein MAEAQNIPAGSTTAGAIAVAAESTVATRMSAPPSFDVADFPVPHGREEEWRFTPLARLKGLHDGTAVADGTMKAQIDAPEGVTVESVERGDERIGKAGMPVDRVSAQAFSSFAKATVVTVPKETVLAEPIRVALHGEGGTTFGHTVFDIKPFAEAIIVIDHTGDGVRAANVDILVGDGAKVTFVSVQDWDDTAVHTSQHNALVGRDASFKSVVVTFGGDLVRLHPRIAYAGPGGEAEMLGLYFTDAGQHQEHRLLVTHDAPHCKSNVVYKGALQGQDAHAVWIGDVLIEKSAEGTDTYEMNRNLVLTDGARVDSVPNLEIETGEIVGAGHASATGRFDDEQLFYLQARGIPADEARRLVVRGFFAELVQQIGVDDIEERLLARIETELAASV; encoded by the coding sequence ATGGCTGAGGCTCAGAACATCCCGGCGGGCTCCACCACCGCCGGCGCGATCGCGGTGGCCGCCGAGTCCACCGTCGCCACCCGGATGAGCGCGCCGCCGTCCTTCGACGTGGCCGACTTCCCGGTTCCGCACGGCCGCGAGGAGGAGTGGCGGTTCACCCCGCTCGCCCGCCTCAAGGGCCTGCACGACGGCACCGCGGTCGCCGACGGCACCATGAAGGCCCAGATCGACGCGCCGGAGGGCGTGACGGTCGAGTCGGTCGAGCGCGGCGACGAGCGGATCGGCAAGGCCGGCATGCCCGTCGACCGCGTCTCCGCGCAGGCCTTCTCCTCGTTCGCCAAGGCCACGGTCGTCACCGTGCCCAAGGAGACCGTGCTCGCCGAGCCGATCAGGGTCGCCCTGCACGGCGAGGGCGGCACGACCTTCGGTCACACCGTCTTCGACATCAAGCCCTTCGCCGAGGCGATCATCGTGATCGACCACACCGGTGACGGCGTCCGCGCCGCCAACGTCGACATCCTCGTCGGCGACGGCGCCAAGGTGACCTTCGTGTCCGTGCAGGACTGGGACGACACCGCCGTCCACACCTCCCAGCACAACGCGCTGGTCGGCCGCGACGCGAGCTTCAAGTCCGTGGTCGTGACCTTCGGCGGCGACCTCGTCCGTCTGCACCCCCGGATCGCCTACGCGGGCCCCGGCGGCGAGGCCGAGATGCTCGGTCTGTACTTCACGGACGCCGGCCAGCACCAGGAGCACCGCCTCCTGGTCACGCACGACGCCCCGCACTGCAAGTCGAACGTGGTCTACAAGGGCGCGCTCCAGGGCCAGGACGCCCACGCCGTCTGGATCGGTGACGTGCTCATCGAGAAGAGCGCCGAGGGCACCGACACCTACGAGATGAACCGCAACCTCGTCCTGACGGACGGCGCGCGGGTCGACTCGGTGCCGAACCTGGAGATCGAGACCGGCGAGATCGTCGGCGCCGGCCACGCCTCCGCCACCGGCCGCTTCGACGACGAGCAGCTCTTCTACCTCCAGGCGCGCGGCATCCCGGCCGACGAGGCCCGCCGTCTGGTCGTGCGCGGCTTCTTCGCCGAGCTCGTCCAGCAGATCGGTGTCGACGACATCGAGGAGCGCCTGCTCGCCAGGATCGAGACCGAGCTGGCGGCGTCCGTCTGA
- a CDS encoding cysteine desulfurase — MTQLPGLLDTEAIRKDFPLLDRVVHDGKKIVYLDNAATSQKPRQVLDALNEYYERHNANVHRGVHVLAEEATALYEGARDKVAAFINAPSRDEVIFTKNASESLNLVANMLGWAEEPYRVDRETEIAITEMEHHSNIVPWQLLSQRTGAKLKWFGLTDDGRLDLSNIEEVITEKTKIVSFTLVSNIMGTVNPVEAIVRRAQEVGALVLIDASQAAPHMPLDVQALGADFVAFTGHKMCGPTGIGVLWGRQELLEDLPPFLGGGEMIETVSMHSSTYAPAPHKFEAGTPPIAQAVGLGAAVDYLTSIGMEKIAAHEHAITEYAVKRLLEVPDLRIIGPTTAEDRGAAISFTLGDIHPHDVGQVLDEQGIAVRVGHHCARPVCLRYGIPATTRASFYLYSSPAEVDALIDGLEHVRNFFG, encoded by the coding sequence GTGACACAGCTGCCTGGCCTCCTCGACACCGAGGCGATCCGCAAGGACTTCCCCCTGCTGGATCGTGTGGTCCACGACGGGAAGAAGATCGTTTACCTGGACAACGCGGCGACCTCGCAGAAGCCGCGCCAGGTGCTCGACGCGCTGAACGAGTACTACGAGCGGCACAACGCCAACGTCCACCGCGGCGTGCACGTGCTCGCCGAGGAGGCCACGGCGCTGTACGAGGGTGCCCGCGACAAGGTCGCCGCCTTCATCAACGCACCGAGCCGCGACGAGGTGATCTTCACCAAGAACGCCTCCGAGTCGCTCAACCTGGTGGCGAACATGCTCGGCTGGGCGGAGGAGCCCTACCGGGTCGACCGCGAGACCGAGATCGCCATCACGGAGATGGAGCACCACTCCAACATCGTGCCGTGGCAGCTGCTCTCGCAGCGCACCGGCGCGAAGCTGAAGTGGTTCGGCCTCACCGACGACGGCCGGCTCGACCTGTCCAACATCGAAGAGGTCATCACGGAGAAGACGAAGATCGTCTCCTTCACGCTGGTCTCCAACATCATGGGCACGGTCAACCCGGTCGAGGCGATCGTCCGGCGCGCGCAGGAGGTCGGCGCGCTGGTGCTGATCGACGCCTCGCAGGCCGCTCCGCACATGCCGCTGGACGTCCAGGCCCTCGGCGCCGACTTCGTGGCCTTCACCGGCCACAAGATGTGCGGCCCGACCGGCATCGGCGTCCTGTGGGGCCGCCAGGAGCTGCTGGAGGACCTGCCTCCGTTCCTCGGCGGCGGCGAGATGATCGAAACCGTCTCGATGCACTCGTCGACGTACGCTCCCGCGCCCCACAAGTTCGAGGCCGGTACGCCCCCGATCGCCCAGGCCGTCGGCCTCGGCGCGGCCGTGGACTACCTGACCTCGATCGGCATGGAGAAGATCGCCGCCCACGAGCACGCGATCACCGAGTACGCGGTCAAGCGCCTCCTGGAGGTGCCCGACCTGCGGATCATCGGCCCGACCACGGCCGAGGACCGCGGCGCCGCGATCTCCTTCACGCTCGGGGACATCCACCCGCACGACGTCGGCCAGGTGCTCGACGAACAGGGCATCGCGGTCCGCGTGGGACACCACTGCGCGCGCCCCGTCTGCCTGCGGTACGGAATTCCCGCGACGACGCGAGCGTCGTTCTACCTGTACTCCTCTCCTGCCGAGGTCGACGCGCTGATCGACGGGCTGGAGCACGTACGGAACTTCTTCGGATGA